One window of the Oncorhynchus clarkii lewisi isolate Uvic-CL-2024 chromosome 19, UVic_Ocla_1.0, whole genome shotgun sequence genome contains the following:
- the LOC139375282 gene encoding KH domain-containing, RNA-binding, signal transduction-associated protein 1-like isoform X2, with product MKALQNVSDMSSDAKPEPKKGKMENESKYLPELLAEKDSLDSSFTHAMKLISAEIERIQKGESKKEAERETYLDLFTTKNIKVKERVLIPVKQYPRFNFVGKILGPQGNTIKRLQEETGAKISVLGKGSMRDKAKEEELRKGGEPKYAHLGMELHVFIEVFAPIPEAYLRMAHAMDEVKKFLIPDTMDGICQDQFMEIGYLNGGQDSQSRGRGGPPGRGRGAPPPNSAGARGRGMPPRGGAPRGGASRGGPPRGGSTRGAPAGRGGPPSTPARGGTAQRSRPPAQGTQRMLPSPAHSHQQHHQQHQHAQPPKAEAYDEYPAYEESYAEPAYEGYDSYYSQQPPQADTEYYDYGHGEAQEAFEPYAQDDWEGSWPTTGGKAPPARQDKRGSYREHPYGRY from the exons ATGAAAGCTTTGCAGAACGTGAGCGACATGAGTTCCGACGCTAAGCCCGAGCCTAAGAAAGGCAAAATGGAGAATGAAAGCAAATATCTCCCCGAGCTTCTGGCAGAAAAAGACAGCCTGGATTCGTCATTTACTCACGCAATGAAACTGATATCTGCAG AGATTGAAAGGATTCAGAAAGGAGAGTCAAagaaagaggcagaaagagaaacaTACTTGGACCTGTTTACCACAAAGAACATCAAGGTCAAAGAACGTGTGCTAATACCCGTCAAGCAGTACCCAAGG TTCAACTTTGTTGGTAAGATTCTGGGACCCCAGGGGAATACGATCAAGCGACTCCAGGAGGAAACAGGAGCAAAGATCTCTGTTTTGGGCAAAGGTTCCATGAGAGACAAGGCGAAG GAGGAAGAGCTGAGAAAGGGCGGTGAGCCCAAATATGCTCATCTGGGCATGGAACTGCATGTCTTCATAGAGGTGTTTGCCCCCATACCTGAGGCATACCTGCGCATGGCTCATGCAATGGACGAGGTCAAGAAGTTCCTCATCCCT GACACCATGGATGGTATCTGCCAGGATCAGTTCATGGAGATTGGCTACCTAAATGGAGGTCAGGACTCACAATCCAGGGGAAGAGGGGGCCCCCCAGGCAGGGGCAGGGGAGCACCCCCACCCAACTCTGCAGGAGCCAG GGGGCGAGGAATGCCACCTCGTGGAGGAGCCCCTCGTGGTGGAGCTTCCCGAGGAGGGCCACCCAGGGGTGGGTCCACCAGAGGGGCTCCAGCTGGTCGGGGTGGACCCCCCTCCACACCCGCTAGAGGAGGCACAGCTCAACGTTCCAGACCCCCCGCACAAGGGACGCAAAGGATGCTCCCATCCCCAGCCCACTCCCACCAGCAGCACCATCAGCAGCACCAACATGCGCAACCACCCAAGGCTGAGGCCTATGATGAATAT CCTGCCTATGAAGAAAGCTATGCTGAGCCTGCATATGAAGGTTATGACAGTTATTACAGTCAACAACCTCCACAAGC GGATACAGAGTACTATGACTATGGACATGGAGAGGCTCAGGAGGCCTTTGAACCCTATG CCCAGGACGATTGGGAGGGTTCGTGGCCCACCACTGGAGGCAAAGCCCCTCCTGCAAGGCAGGATAAGCGGGGGTCCTACAGAGAGCATCCATACGGAAGATACTGA
- the LOC139375282 gene encoding KH domain-containing, RNA-binding, signal transduction-associated protein 1-like isoform X1, with protein sequence MKALQNVSDMSSDAKPEPKKGKMENESKYLPELLAEKDSLDSSFTHAMKLISAEIERIQKGESKKEAERETYLDLFTTKNIKVKERVLIPVKQYPRFNFVGKILGPQGNTIKRLQEETGAKISVLGKGSMRDKAKEEELRKGGEPKYAHLGMELHVFIEVFAPIPEAYLRMAHAMDEVKKFLIPQDTMDGICQDQFMEIGYLNGGQDSQSRGRGGPPGRGRGAPPPNSAGARGRGMPPRGGAPRGGASRGGPPRGGSTRGAPAGRGGPPSTPARGGTAQRSRPPAQGTQRMLPSPAHSHQQHHQQHQHAQPPKAEAYDEYPAYEESYAEPAYEGYDSYYSQQPPQADTEYYDYGHGEAQEAFEPYAQDDWEGSWPTTGGKAPPARQDKRGSYREHPYGRY encoded by the exons ATGAAAGCTTTGCAGAACGTGAGCGACATGAGTTCCGACGCTAAGCCCGAGCCTAAGAAAGGCAAAATGGAGAATGAAAGCAAATATCTCCCCGAGCTTCTGGCAGAAAAAGACAGCCTGGATTCGTCATTTACTCACGCAATGAAACTGATATCTGCAG AGATTGAAAGGATTCAGAAAGGAGAGTCAAagaaagaggcagaaagagaaacaTACTTGGACCTGTTTACCACAAAGAACATCAAGGTCAAAGAACGTGTGCTAATACCCGTCAAGCAGTACCCAAGG TTCAACTTTGTTGGTAAGATTCTGGGACCCCAGGGGAATACGATCAAGCGACTCCAGGAGGAAACAGGAGCAAAGATCTCTGTTTTGGGCAAAGGTTCCATGAGAGACAAGGCGAAG GAGGAAGAGCTGAGAAAGGGCGGTGAGCCCAAATATGCTCATCTGGGCATGGAACTGCATGTCTTCATAGAGGTGTTTGCCCCCATACCTGAGGCATACCTGCGCATGGCTCATGCAATGGACGAGGTCAAGAAGTTCCTCATCCCT CAGGACACCATGGATGGTATCTGCCAGGATCAGTTCATGGAGATTGGCTACCTAAATGGAGGTCAGGACTCACAATCCAGGGGAAGAGGGGGCCCCCCAGGCAGGGGCAGGGGAGCACCCCCACCCAACTCTGCAGGAGCCAG GGGGCGAGGAATGCCACCTCGTGGAGGAGCCCCTCGTGGTGGAGCTTCCCGAGGAGGGCCACCCAGGGGTGGGTCCACCAGAGGGGCTCCAGCTGGTCGGGGTGGACCCCCCTCCACACCCGCTAGAGGAGGCACAGCTCAACGTTCCAGACCCCCCGCACAAGGGACGCAAAGGATGCTCCCATCCCCAGCCCACTCCCACCAGCAGCACCATCAGCAGCACCAACATGCGCAACCACCCAAGGCTGAGGCCTATGATGAATAT CCTGCCTATGAAGAAAGCTATGCTGAGCCTGCATATGAAGGTTATGACAGTTATTACAGTCAACAACCTCCACAAGC GGATACAGAGTACTATGACTATGGACATGGAGAGGCTCAGGAGGCCTTTGAACCCTATG CCCAGGACGATTGGGAGGGTTCGTGGCCCACCACTGGAGGCAAAGCCCCTCCTGCAAGGCAGGATAAGCGGGGGTCCTACAGAGAGCATCCATACGGAAGATACTGA
- the LOC139374291 gene encoding protein archease-like has product MIVSLISESQKATKSKYPAINKKYEWELYLDHTADVQLHSWGDSLEEAFEQCAMATFGYIDTVEVESEGVITQNLFHFLDDWLIKFSADIFFIPREVKVCTFKIRSIGWGEEFSLVKHPQGTEVKAITYSAMQVHDIDKPEIFAIDI; this is encoded by the exons ATGATCGTGAGCTTGATCTCAGAGTCACAGAAAGCTACCAAGTCAAAATACCCGGCGATCAACAAGAAGTATGAATGGGAGttgt ATTTGGACCACACTGCTGATGTACA GCTCCACTCTTGGGGAGACTCGCTGGAGGAGGCCTTTGAGCAGTGTGCCATGGCAACGTTTGGGTACATTGACACAGTAGAAGTGGAGTCAGAAGGT GTGATTACACAGAATCTCTTCCACTTCCTTGATGACTGGTTAATCAAATTCAGTGCAGATATTTTCTTCATTCCCAGA GAAGTAAAAGTTTGCACATTTAAAATCCGCTCTATTGG GTGGGGAGAAGAGTTCAGCTTGGTCAAGCATCCACAG GGGACAGAGGTGAAGGCCATCACTTACTCAGCCATGCAGGTCCATGACATCGACAAGCCTGAGATCTTTGCCATCGATATCTGA